One window of the Salvelinus fontinalis isolate EN_2023a chromosome 2, ASM2944872v1, whole genome shotgun sequence genome contains the following:
- the si:ch211-237i5.4 gene encoding leucine-rich repeat-containing protein 4C isoform X1: protein MLFPALLLLALSAVVGSKECPHHCLCYDHSDLVDCRARGFLQVPHGLSHGTWLLDLGGNLLMEVRSRAFAGLWSLRVLVLSDSGIQLLQPEAFYSLSFLEKLDMSRNKLRRLPSDFSHSLSSVRELRLDHNTLEWLEVSSLEHLESLEKLDLSHNHITFLQPGAFRGLSRLRHLYLHANQLGAVRHGSLSMLPVLEALQLGQNNITHIDTEALAPLHSLTLLGLEGNQLQHLKFKTFLSLHTAGTHLQLAGNPWNCDCDLHRVFSKLLSVRHLHVDDYHNVTCREPLQLAGASLAWVDSQLCMAETATVLVITVTVLVTVLAAVVMAEHTRKKNQRGGKSWDAESQSQER from the exons ATGTTATTTCCTGCTTTGCTGCTGCTGGCGCTGTCTGCAGTGGTAGGTTCAAAAGAGTGCCCTCACCACTGCCTCTGCTACGACCACTCGGATTTGGTGGACTGCCGAGCGCGCGGGTTCCTCCAAGTGCCCCATGGCCTGTCCCATGGCACCTGGCTGCTGGACCTGGGTGGCAACTTGCTGATGGAAGTGCGGAGCCGTGCCTTTGCCGGACTTTGGTCACTGCGTGTCCTGGTGCTGTCTGATAGTGGAATCCAGCTGCTGCAACCCGAG GCCTTCTACTCCCTCTCCTTTCTGGAGAAGCTGGACATGAGCCGTAACAAGCTGCGCCGGCTGCCGTCGGACTTCTCCCACAGTCTGTCCTCGGTCCGGGAGCTCCGGCTGGACCACAACACCCTTGAGTGGCTGGAAGTCTCCAGCCTGGAGCACCTGGAGAGCCTGGAGAAGCTGGACCTCAGCCACAACCACATCACCTTCCTCCAGCCAGGAGCCTTCCGGGGCCTGTCTCGACTGCGCCACCTCTACCTCCATGCCAACCAGCTGGGAGCTGTGCGCCATGGTTCCCTGTCCATGCTGCCTGTCCTGGAGGCCCTGCAGCTGGGCCAGAACAACATCACTCACATCGACACGGAAGCTCTGGCTCCCCTGCACAGCCTCACCCTGCTGGGCCTAGAGGGAAACCAGCTGCAGCACCTTAAGTTCAAGACCTTCTTGAGCCTCCACACGGCCGGCACCCACCTGCAGCTAGCTGGCAACCCGTGGAACTGCGACTGCGACCTGCACCGGGTCTTCAGCAAGCTGCTGAGTGTGCGCCACTTGCACGTTGACGACTACCACAACGTGACGTGCCGCGAGCCTTTGCAGCTGGCGGGTGCCTCGCTGGCGTGGGTGGACAGTCAGTTGTGCATGGCAGAGACGGCCACCGTGCTGGTCATCACTGTGACGGTGCTGGTTACCGTGTTGGCAGCTGTGGTTATGGCTGAGCACACCCGCAAGAAGAACCAACGTGGCGGCAAGAGCTGGGATGCTGAGTCGCAGTCCCAGGAGAGGTGA
- the si:ch211-237i5.4 gene encoding phospholipase A2 inhibitor beta isoform X2, with protein MEVRSRAFAGLWSLRVLVLSDSGIQLLQPEAFYSLSFLEKLDMSRNKLRRLPSDFSHSLSSVRELRLDHNTLEWLEVSSLEHLESLEKLDLSHNHITFLQPGAFRGLSRLRHLYLHANQLGAVRHGSLSMLPVLEALQLGQNNITHIDTEALAPLHSLTLLGLEGNQLQHLKFKTFLSLHTAGTHLQLAGNPWNCDCDLHRVFSKLLSVRHLHVDDYHNVTCREPLQLAGASLAWVDSQLCMAETATVLVITVTVLVTVLAAVVMAEHTRKKNQRGGKSWDAESQSQER; from the exons ATGGAAGTGCGGAGCCGTGCCTTTGCCGGACTTTGGTCACTGCGTGTCCTGGTGCTGTCTGATAGTGGAATCCAGCTGCTGCAACCCGAG GCCTTCTACTCCCTCTCCTTTCTGGAGAAGCTGGACATGAGCCGTAACAAGCTGCGCCGGCTGCCGTCGGACTTCTCCCACAGTCTGTCCTCGGTCCGGGAGCTCCGGCTGGACCACAACACCCTTGAGTGGCTGGAAGTCTCCAGCCTGGAGCACCTGGAGAGCCTGGAGAAGCTGGACCTCAGCCACAACCACATCACCTTCCTCCAGCCAGGAGCCTTCCGGGGCCTGTCTCGACTGCGCCACCTCTACCTCCATGCCAACCAGCTGGGAGCTGTGCGCCATGGTTCCCTGTCCATGCTGCCTGTCCTGGAGGCCCTGCAGCTGGGCCAGAACAACATCACTCACATCGACACGGAAGCTCTGGCTCCCCTGCACAGCCTCACCCTGCTGGGCCTAGAGGGAAACCAGCTGCAGCACCTTAAGTTCAAGACCTTCTTGAGCCTCCACACGGCCGGCACCCACCTGCAGCTAGCTGGCAACCCGTGGAACTGCGACTGCGACCTGCACCGGGTCTTCAGCAAGCTGCTGAGTGTGCGCCACTTGCACGTTGACGACTACCACAACGTGACGTGCCGCGAGCCTTTGCAGCTGGCGGGTGCCTCGCTGGCGTGGGTGGACAGTCAGTTGTGCATGGCAGAGACGGCCACCGTGCTGGTCATCACTGTGACGGTGCTGGTTACCGTGTTGGCAGCTGTGGTTATGGCTGAGCACACCCGCAAGAAGAACCAACGTGGCGGCAAGAGCTGGGATGCTGAGTCGCAGTCCCAGGAGAGGTGA